A stretch of Henckelia pumila isolate YLH828 chromosome 4, ASM3356847v2, whole genome shotgun sequence DNA encodes these proteins:
- the LOC140863891 gene encoding anaphase-promoting complex subunit 11 isoform X1, which produces MQMPPELMIEWHAVASWTWDAQDETCGICRMAFDGCCPDCKLPGDDCPLIWGACNHAFHLHCILKWVNSQTPQAHCPMCRREWQFKG; this is translated from the exons ATGCAAATGCCACCGGAACTGATGATAGA GTGGCATGCAGTTGCTTCATGGACGTGGGATGCTCAAGATGAAACCTGCGGCATTTGTAGGATGGCTTTTGATGGTTGTTGCCCTGATTGTAAACTCCCAGGGGATGATTGCCCTCTGA TCTGGGGTGCTTGTAACCATGCCTTCCATCTTCATTGCATATTGAAATGGGTGAATTCCCAAACACCGCAAGCACATTGCCCCATGTGCCGTAGGGAGTGGCAGTTCAAAGGATAA
- the LOC140863891 gene encoding anaphase-promoting complex subunit 11 isoform X2, with protein MKVKIILASWTWDAQDETCGICRMAFDGCCPDCKLPGDDCPLIWGACNHAFHLHCILKWVNSQTPQAHCPMCRREWQFKG; from the exons ATGAAAGTCAAGATTATAC TTGCTTCATGGACGTGGGATGCTCAAGATGAAACCTGCGGCATTTGTAGGATGGCTTTTGATGGTTGTTGCCCTGATTGTAAACTCCCAGGGGATGATTGCCCTCTGA TCTGGGGTGCTTGTAACCATGCCTTCCATCTTCATTGCATATTGAAATGGGTGAATTCCCAAACACCGCAAGCACATTGCCCCATGTGCCGTAGGGAGTGGCAGTTCAAAGGATAA